The Littorina saxatilis isolate snail1 linkage group LG1, US_GU_Lsax_2.0, whole genome shotgun sequence nucleotide sequence gtagtgtacacgaagggacctcggttttttgtctcatccgaaagactagcacttgaacccaccacctaggttaggaaaggggggagaaaattgctatcGCCCTGActcagggtcgaactcgcaacctctcgcttccgagcgcaagtgcgttactgcttggccacccagtccttgggtggtgtatgtgtctgtctgtgcgtgtgggtgtgtgtagagcgattcagactaaactactggaccgatctttatgaaatttgacatgagagttcctgggaatgatattcgcggacctttttttcgataaatacctttgatgacgtcatatccggctttttgtaaaagttgaggcggcactgtcagtgtcacaccctcatttttcaatcaaattgattgaaattttggccaagcaatcttcgacgaaggccggggtttggtattgcatttcagcttggtggcttaaaaactaatgaatgagtttggtcattgaaaatcggaaacttgtaattaagattatttttttattaaaccatccaaaaacaatttcatcttattcttcgtcattttctgattccaaaaacatatacatgtgttatatttggattacaaacaagctctgaaaattaaaaatatgaaaattatgattaaaattaattttccgaaatcgatttaaaaacaatttcatcttattctttgtcggttcctgattccaaaaacatatagatatgatatgtttggattaaaaacacgttcagaaagttaaaactaagtgaggtacagaaaagtgtgctatgcagcacagcgcgaccactaccgcactattctgcatggcttgtcgatttcactgcctctgccacgagcggtggactgacgaaactacgagtatgtggtcttggtgtaaaaagcagtgcattcagtttcattctgtgagtgcgacagcttgactaaatgttgttatttcgccttacgggaCTTGTTaatacctgattttctcagatttgttgaggtcttataACTATAAGAGTTGTCCACTGTAGCCAGTCTTGCACTTGGCTCCATATATCATGGGTTTCTTGTTTAATTATATTAGCCAAGGAGTCGTAAAATGCTTCTCCTTTCTGTTGCAGGCCTTGCAACAAAAGAATATCGAGGGCGCAAAGATCTACGCGGAGAACGCAATACGAAAAAAGAATGAAGGCCTGAACTATCTTCGTTTTGCTGCCAGGGTAGATGCTGTGGCTTCAAAGGTCCAGACTGCTATGACAATGAAACATGTGAGTTGTTGTCATGTGTTTAAGAGTGtcgatctgtgtgtgtttgtctgcctctctgtctgcttgCAAGTGTGTGGTTCAGTCGTTGGGTAATGAGTGTGTTACTGAGTGTCTGAGAAAAACTGGTGAATGAATAGTTACAGGCTGCATGTCTATCAGCATAATGTTCATAGCAAAAAATGGATTGTTTGtgtgtacttcttcttcttcttcgttcatgggctgaaactcccacgtttactcatgttttagcacgagtggatttttacgtgtatgaccgtttttaccccaccatgcaggcagcatacgccgatttcgagggaggcatgctgggtattttcatgtttctataacccaccgaactctgacatggattacaggatcttttccgtgcgcacttggtcttgtgcttgcgtgtacacacgaaggggattaagtcactagcaggtctgcacataagttgacctgagagatcggaaaaatctccactcttaatccaccaggcggcagcgaccgggattcgaactcacgacctcccaattaggaggccgacgtcttgtcaccacgccactgtgcccgtcgATTGTGTGTACAACTGATGAGAAATTAGCATAGAAAAAGGTTATCTGTGTGCTAAATTAACATAGAAAAAGGTTATCTGTGTGCTAAATTAACATAGAAAAAGGTTATCTGTGTGCTAAATTAACATAGAAAAAGGTTATCTGTGTGCTAAATTAACATAGAAAAAGGTTATCTGTGTGCTAAATTAACATAGATAAACGCCAATTTCTTTCTATAAAAGTACAGGTCACCAAGCTTGCTGCAATATGTGAGAAAAGATATAACTTCTGCAAACAGTCAGTGGCTAGGAATGCGAAtaattgttaaagaaaaaacaGTTGCAGTTCATGTAAGATTTAAAAAGGGGTTGATTTCTTGGAAAGATAGTACAACTTTTGTGTCTGGAAGTTGTCGATTGTCCATTGGGAGTTGTCGTGTCATGTTTTGTTGTGTATTTCTGCTGATTGTCTATATTGTATCTTTTAGTTGTTTCATGTTGCATACATGTATATTCCTAAAATTTCTCATTTTTGTTGTAGGTAGCCAAAGACATCCAGGGTGTTTGCAAATCTTTGGACAAAGCCATGGCATCTATGGACTTACAGAAGGTATGATCCTTTTGGGTTGGGCGGAGGGGGATGCAAcacattttgctttttttgtttttgtgtgtggtatatGTTGGTTGCCCTTGGTTTTCTTTGGATGTATGACAATGACATGGAGTGAGAGGATGTataactatgtgtgtgtgtgtgtctgtgttatcaGATTCAAGAATAGTGATATTTATTTCAAGGAAATGTGTTTTCACATAATTTTGTATGAATACAGAAACAGGCGAACCACATTTAGTTTTGTTCTTTATTGATTTTATGTTTGCTATTTTTTACATGAATTATTTCTGATGTGAACAAATGTTAATTGTCTCTTTTTGCAGGTGGAACAAATTATGGGCAAATTTGAGAAACAGTTTGAAGATCTGGATGTCAGAACTTCTGTAAGTATcgctctgtgtttgtgtgtgtgtgagtgtgcgcgcgtgcatgtgtttgCGTTTCTCAGCATAAGTTTGAGCTCATGTCTCACAGagacaaaaatgtatgctccATTGTTATAAAAAGATTTCTTCAATTCAACTTTGatggattttgttttttctttcatcaCCAGTTTGTAAATTTGAGTGATTTGAAATAGACATAACATTTTTCTCAATGACTCATCCTCAAAGTTCTGAGGAAATCTCACTGTtaggaccaaaaaatattgtaCTCAGGTGGGATTACAGTATTTTttgccctttttacatttagtcaagttttgactaaatgttttaacatagagggggaatcgagacgagggtcatggtgtataagtgtgtgtgtgtctgtctgtgtgtgtgtgtggagcgattcagactaaactactggaccgatctttatgacattttacatgagagttcctgggaatgatatccccggacgtttttttcttttttgcgacaaatgttgatgacgtcatatccggctttttgtaaaagttgaggcggcactgtcacaccctcatttttaaatcaaattgattgaaattttggccaagcaatctttgacgaaggccggacttcggtattgcatttcagcttggtggcttaaaaattaattaatgactggtcattaaaaatctgaaaattgtaaaaaaaaaatttgttttttataaaacgatccaaatttacgttcatcttattcttcatcattttctgattccaaaaccatatagatatgttatatttggattaaaaacaagctctgaaaaaaaaagattatgatcaaaattaaatttccgaaatcgttttaaaaactatttcatcttattccttgtcggttcctgattccaaaaacatatagatactagaatgaatacccgcttcgccgggtagccggcttcgccgggaagaagtacttagagccgtacgccggcttcgccgggtccgaacaatggacccgccaagcttaggtccctcccagattcgtggaatgggaacagcacgaaaatgattcagtggccataatgccattcctgaccatatcgagtcccatccttgtcgacgaatgtaatcgtgttaatcacctttggaggcgaactccactcaaacaggactgagcaagttatggcttctcaaaggaaggccagtacataaaattacacaaaagccgccagaccacatcacaaacagaactgaacaatgcacaggtgttgcttacatagagacacacacactcacacacacacacacacaaacacagagaagccgtatctatagagagatagatgacagtgtatttttcgcgtggctataaattgattcgacctttgcacttttacagtgaggataatttacgggtccaatttacgttctgtacactgcgttgaccttctaaaaatagtaacagtaacagaacgccgggaatatatccgaagacgctcagcgcagtggacagcgcagtgtagtaacttagaactgaacgggaaagccacacgaaggaagggagataaacgccaaacactggagaagataaggaagagttacttataatggtgaaatgaacccaaaaacgaaaatgagttcagcgctgcgcgctgagagcacgtgttgaaatatctcatcgatgatattgtgtccggggtgtagctgaatacggtgtccaaatttgaaaaagatccaccgagaactttggcgttgtgatgtggtgtagcggctatggtgtgtcggtatgggggcccgggtaagctgaggtggaaccaaaatagctgaggtggaaccaaaatcggttccgcgctgcgcgctgagagcacgtgttgaaatatcgaccaggttgtgtcgtgtcccgggtctacttgaatatgcccaccaaatttgaagcagatccatcgagaactttggccgtgcatcgcgcacagacagatacacacacacacacacagacacacagacacacagacactagtcgtatatatatagatatgatatgtttggatttaaaacacgctcagaaagttaaaacgaagagaggtacagtaaagcgtgctatgcagcacagcgcaaccgctaccgcgccaaacaggctcatcactttcactgccttttgcactagcggcggactacgttcagtttcattctgtgagttccacagcttgactaaatgtagtaatttcgccttacgcgacttgttatttattaCTCTCACCATGGTTCTTTTGCTCACTGTAAGGTGCTTTGGCACATTATTATTTGAACAAAAATGTAACCTTGCTATGCTTTCTCTCAGACGATGGACCAGGCAATGGGAGCGGCCATGACACTGTCAGCACCGACAGACCAGGTGGAGGCGCTGATCACTCAGGTAGCGGAGGAGAACGGCCTGGAGGTGATTGACCAGCTGAAAGACTTGCACGCCCCCTCTGCCTCTGTGGCGTCCACCTCCAAGTCAACTGAACAGGACCGTGAGGACGATTTGTCCAGAAGGTAAGGCACATAGAAACAgatagatacagtggaaccccccttgttagcccccccccccccccatacacacacacttaagacttcccccctttttatttttatcatatATGCTCTGTTCGTtacttctgtaaatttacctctattttaagactccctcctttttaagacctggtatTCCCACATTTTGGGAGGTATTAAGGTGTAGTGACTAGTGTATTTATTTAAAGATTTATAGTAACTTCAAGGTGTAAGCCCCAGACAGGTAAGAAAAATAGAAGAGGGAGAAAAGGTGAATGAACAAGCTAGAAGATGGAGGAGAGTCACAGAAAGAATGCCATTCATACCGTGCAAAAAAACCCCATGCAGTCAGGCAGACGTACAGGGCTAGaggggcagagaaagagagaatatgTGTGTATGCGCATGTATGTGTAAGAGCCTACAGAAGAGAGAACAAAAGTATGTATGCATCTCCAAACTGGGTGTATGTATCTTTGTTTTTAGATGTGAACGCATAGTTTGAACTTATTTTCAGTTAAACTTTCAAATCATCATTGTTATATGATTTTGATTTCAGATTGCAAGCTCTGAGAAATTAGCCGCCCAGCAGCCATGCAGCAACCCATCTGTTCCTGCTTAACTACATCTTGCAAATTGTAAATTATTAGAATGGTGGAAAATATGTACAAGAATGAGTTACATAGTCTTTGTTGCTGTATATTGTTAGGTCTGGTTTGAATAGCAAATAATGTCTGCAATTGAGAAGTTCCAGTCCCCCCAAAAGTACACAAATTAGTGATGAAAAGGACATAAAAAGAATGCATATTGGAGAGCATGAATGTGTCAATTTATAGACTTTGGTATTTGACCAGCGCATAGATGGATTTGCTTTCCGTTGCTTCTAcacaaatgtttgtttttttctgaaaatcAAGTAAAAGATGTTTTAACTTTTAAATTTACAAGGATTATGCTTCTCATATTGCCAGGTCCAGAAAGAAATGTACTCCTTAATGTTGAACATGTACTGCCTTTATCATTTTAACCACATGTTGTATAATATTTGTCAATGTGGATGATgttgaagttttttttttatcaaaggtATTACATTATGTATGTGTGCTGCCCTTGTAGTTTGATAACTGCAATACAGATTGTATAATTGTGTAAGATATCACAAGCATCAAATTTGGCTTTCTGAGCAATGTGCAGGTTGGGCATCCTAATTAAAAATGTTTTGtccgaaagaaaaaaagagagccaatttggacagacgaagaagctgaaTGATTTCAATGTTTTGTAAATATTGTTTTCTTGCTGATTACACTAATTTTGTTAATTTCTGAAAAAAGCTATGGAATTTAACAGGTATGCCGATGGCAGTAAGAATTGGagagaaaaatgtgtttgcaaTTCGAGAGCAGTAAGACAATTTCATCCACACAAAAAGAGTAGAAGTTAGGTACTTTAGTATGAAAAGTGGTATAACCATGCAAAAACGTTGCATGCTTTTGCACAAGGGTACAAACTAAAGTTGTGTCATACAACAAAAGGCAGACATACTGCATGTTCTAGATATGTCTATTGGCTAAGTACTTGTTAAATATTATGTTTAGAGAAGAAAACGCACATTCAGGGTGGTTTGGGGTCATTATAATTTTGTCCGTGCATTTTGATGAAAGTAATGATTTTTGCTCATTTTCACTGAAGAATGGCTGAACATAATATTatggtgacgggcgctgtggcggggtggtaagacgtcggcctcgtaatcggaaggtcgagggttcgaatcccggccgcggccgcctggtgggttaagagtggagatttttccgatctcccaggtcaacttgtgtgcagacctgctagtgacttatcccccttcgtgtgtacatgcaaccacaagaccaagtgcgcatggaaaagatcctgccatccatgtcagagttcggtgggttatggcaacacgaaaatacccagcatgcttcctccgaaagcggcgtgtggctgcctaaatggcggggtaaaaacggtcatacatgtaaaattccactcgtgtaaaaacacgagtgtacatgggagtttcagcccacgaacgcagaagaagaatattATGGCAGGGGTAGAAGAGGGAATAACTTGAGTGTCTCTTTGATAAAGGTTTTTTCTGCTGGGTTtctatttttgtgtttgtgtatggtTATTTGTAGATTGTTAAAATAaatctgaatgtgtgtgtcaaaCTTCAAATTTAAACAGATTTCTGAAACAGTAGCAATCACTGACTGATAGTGCATATATTACAGTGTGTTAAACTGAGCTCAGTTTGTTGATTGGTATCATATGCAATAATTCTTGTTCTTTTATGTATACCTTTTGTCCTTCCTATTATTTCTATATCTGACCTGTAATCATTTTATAATCCTTTTCCCTGTTTGCCCGTTAGGTTGTGAAAGTGATGGCAGAATGTGATGTCAGGAAGAGAATTTGAGAATTTAAATGCGAGGAAATTAAAACGAAAAAGAACAAAAGGTGTCcatgtatatgtgcgtgtgtgtgtgcctgtctgttgtACATGTTCTTTTGGAATGTATGGCTCTTGGGTtatacattttttgtttgttggcagAATAACAATTGTCTTGCTTTGcttctcacatacacacacacacgcacacatacactcttcTAAAAaggttaaggatcacttttgtacaagcacgccacacaaaacagacaagaccgaattctttcattttttaaaaattatataattgaacaaccaaggagcaatgacaaacaaagcaaagatcgaacgcggcagcgacaatttagctagagtgtgtcaaacgtgacaaccctcgaaaatggaattcagaacaatgtgaatcagtgtcaataacgcgtgtgccctccgttgtgtgccaggcattgaACACATCGTTggtgcatggagtggatcaggttgcatatgaatgctctgggaactccattccactcctgctggagccattgcagcagttgacccagattggcaggaggagggtgatgttgctgtacccgacgacaaagctcgtcccacatgtgctctatgtggttcaggtccgggctgttggctggccacagcatcctgttgaccctggcctgctggatgaaggtgtttacagctgcagagcgatgggcaggtgcgttgtcatcctgaagaatcgcacgagggccgatcgcttggagggctggaacgaccagggccggtcaagttgcccactacatggtacagaggtgtccttcgacgtgtgctgatccctccccagaccatcacagagtctccgccaaaacgctgtagttccagaacagcgccttctgcaaAGCGCTCTCCgtgacgcctccacactcggatgcgaccatcagcaggttccaagcaaaagcgggactcatctgtaaacaacacctgagcccactgctgacgttgccacctcacatgttgagtgcaccaggctcggcaagctgctcggtgattagcagtcagggttgttcctcggactggacgccttgcacgcaagccaaagttgtgtaagcggtttcggatcgtctgaccactaacaacagtgttggtggtagcttgtaggcgttgcctaatgttgtttgccgtagccattctttgttgcatggcctgcctctgaatgaagcgatcctctctttgtgtggtgactctgggccgaccagaacgttgtcgcttctgcactcttccagttgcgtggaatctctgttttagtgtgatgatgacagagggagccactgcaagcttctgggccacttgcctggcagtaACACAGTCTTgcagccatcctattgcccttctggcctctatccaaatcgctcagttttcttcgtggggacatgttgctactgtgcataattgtgtcagcgtgtcaacctttaaacacaagctggtgagcgatgttcatagccaggaccctgttgtagcacgtgcatcacaaccttttgccctggcatgcgttccgcaaatttcaggGCTATAAAacacaccctttttcttccaaaatgcagaagcttttgagaagtcccacaaagagaaataactctgcctgccaaacaaaattctaggtcaagactcattgttcatttgttaattcaaacacattaaaattttaattattatgttgaTATTTAATTTttgggcaattttttataattatagatccgttttttcaaccgatccttaactgtttttgaagagtgtatacacacactcacacatttaaGGGTTTCCTTATTTCCTGTGATTAGTTTCCTTTTCTGTCTTGTTTTCTGGTCCATTTCTCTGTCTCGTGTGTTTTGTTTCCTGCTCCATTGGTAACAGTTACCTGCAAGTTTCACTTCCTTCTAATTTTGTCATAGAGCGTGTCTGGTAAGTTGATTATGTTACATTAGTGATTACCTATCTATGCTTCTAGGTGTGTGGGTGTTcacatgtttatttgcttgtcaGGGGTGGctgcaaaggggggggggggggtatattgGGGCAGGTAAGTTGATTGTCTTCCGAGTTCTGGGGTGTTACATTTATTTCTGTTTCCATTTgcattttatttttctctcaaCGTTTTAGTATGTCTCtgaaatgtttttgttgttgttgctaaagTTCATGGCACATATGTACTTTATCTTCA carries:
- the LOC138963079 gene encoding charged multivesicular body protein 1a-like, which translates into the protein MDDTIFQLKFTTRQLERLATKAEKEQKQQQAKVKKALQQKNIEGAKIYAENAIRKKNEGLNYLRFAARVDAVASKVQTAMTMKHVAKDIQGVCKSLDKAMASMDLQKVEQIMGKFEKQFEDLDVRTSTMDQAMGAAMTLSAPTDQVEALITQVAEENGLEVIDQLKDLHAPSASVASTSKSTEQDREDDLSRRLQALRN